One Cardiocondyla obscurior isolate alpha-2009 linkage group LG09, Cobs3.1, whole genome shotgun sequence genomic window, ACTATTGCGGAGCTCACTACAAACGCCGAGATGAATTGCACGATTAGTATGATTTCATTAATAGGACTGAATCTCGTGTCGATCAATCCACTGTATGCCGGACATGTCATCGGGTGGGTTTTGAAAGTTTCGTTACCGACCATAATAGTCGTGGTTTTTATCGCTCTCGCGGTACCGAAAAGCAGCTGGCCGCCTTGTGTGATCGCCGCGTTGACCCCAGCGAGAAAACGTCCGAACTTAACGTACTGCATCATCGTCTCGCGGTCCCCGATCCTTCGTACAAGCTGCCAGTCTGTCTCCATGTGCTCGATGCAATTGCGAATTTCGTGGCTGCGCGTGAGCAACACCCAATAACTTATCGAGCCCATAATTCTATGGAGTAACGGCCCCAATGCGTTCAGCTTCGTCGTGATAGCTTGATCTTCGAATAAGACGTACAATATACATGGCACTGTAACAATTGCTATTGTAAGCGAGCAAACGACAATTTGCGTTaccgtaacaattttttgtaatGTACTCGACATGCTCATGAAAGACCAAGCGCCTATCGGTTTCAGGCACCATCGGTTAATTTGTAGACTATAATCGTTGATGTGCCGGAAATCAACGTTTATCAAATCACGTTTTGGGTTCGTCATACTCGCTTCGTGAAGTTGCTTAATGCACTGGCATGGCAGGCGATATTATGGTAAGGGTACGATTTTTAAGCGCGTGCGCCAACCTCCGGTGAAGTTTGACGAACGATTACatcggtgtttttttttattgagtgTCGCATGCATATcaaatcgatttttttctaACAGATGTTTAGTCTCGCTAGTTTCGCAAAAGGTCGGGTTCGGAGAGGAATATGATAGTACTTTCGTGCACACGAGTATCGTGAGGTatatcgaaattttatttctttaacttCAGGAAAAATCACGTCAggaatattactttttacttGTAAAAATCTAATCGCAGAAAAGCCTGTTGCactacaattattattaagtttgtTTATTTAACGTCTACTCTAGtcggaaaatatttcatgcgtatgttttataaaatactaattattatGCAGTCATTGTTCGTAACAGATTTAAATACGCCAAGGAAGTTTTAATTATCTGAAATAATgaaagcttttattttttaagagtaaATATACGATTAATTACATTGTTGATATTAACGATGATGCAATGTACTGTTAAGTTAAATCGTTATGCAAAATTATGACCGATTATGAGCGacgagaataatttatttttatcaaaatttttgttccacgattttgaaaataatatcagtATAGTATGTGCATTACTTACGTCACCAAAAGTCGCTAAGgataatcgaaataattttcctgCAGTTATTTTAATGACGCGACTTGACTGCATGATTATTAAAACGAGACCGAGCGCTGTTTTGTGCGGTAATTTATACCAATTAGACATATATGCTATTTGTCCAACATTTCTACACTAACAAATaaatagattaaattattaaaaaattgtttcaagtatttaaagatttaatgataattataacaaaaaaaattttttaataaaaaaattttaatacatttattattttatttttaaaagtaataaaataacgttatattttatatataattaaagtaaaagaatttttaaacgtaaataatttttattctattttacaatattaccTGTTCTGCAAGCACTTCACcgatataacaaaatataaatatattgaaacTCATCgatatgtatgtaataatgtatgatattattttcattccATCGAACGAAGCCCAGTTctggaaaattaattgacaatttCTCTTActacgtataaaattaattcgatttgTTTTTGCGGCATACCAGTCACGTTATTCGCGATAAAACtgaaaacttaatttatttttagcgtaCCATGATAGAGTAATATCCAAGTAAGCACATATTCAGCGTGCATCCCAACAACTCGGCTAGACAGGCTTTATGCATAATACTCTCTATTTGTGctataaaactaaaataatatccATACAGTTGCAACACATTTAGACACGATATTagttttaacatttatatcaGCGGAAAGAAACTCGCACaaagtgcaataaaaaattatactgaATGTCTAACTAAATATACCTGAGAACTCTCCAATGATGTTCCACGATGGTGGCGAGTTTTTTTTCCGCCAAATGGCTTTTCTTCTCCTCGGCTAGCTCGTTTAACCACGTTTGCAGTACGTTAAGTTGACCGCAAGCGTGCATCGCGAATACTGCAGCGAGGCTGCAAGTGGCTATTATAGACGAACCAACTACGAACGCcgataaaaattgtacacCGAGCATGATCTGGTTTGCAGGATTAAATCTAACGTCGACGATCTTGCTGTACACCGGGCATGTCATCGGGTGGGTTCTGAAAGTTTCGTTGCCGACCATAAAGGTCGTGGTTCTCATCGCTCTGGCTGCGGTAAAGATAAACGTACTACCGTGCATGAACATCGCGCAGAATCCGGCCATGAAGCGGCCGATCTTAGCGTACTGCAGCATCACTTCGTGATCGTTCCTTCGAACGATCTTCCAGTCCATCTCCATGTGCTTTATGCAAAGCTGAATGTCTTTGGTACGCGTGAGTAGCATCCAGTAATTGACAGATCCCATGATTCTGTGAATTAGCGGAAGCATGGCGTTTAATTTCGTCTTAATATCTTCTTTTTCGAACCACACGTATAGCATACACGGTATCATAATAATCGCCACCGCGGACgtgaaaataaagatttgCAGCGAcaccacgattttttttattctgctcGACGATCTTGTTTGCGGCCAGGCGCCCAACGATATGAGGAACCATCGGTTTAATTGTATACTATAATCGTTGATATTTTCGAAGTCTATTAAAATGCGTTTCGAATCGCTCATGATCGTTTCGCAAATGCGACCGACGCACTACTAGGACGATAATCGTATAAAGCTTTGCTTAGCTCTGGAAGCTCGTTCGAAAGCACGCTTGCGCCAACTTTTAGAGAAGTTTGACAAAACGGCACGTCGGTAAAGCTTTATTCTAAGAAAATGCGCACGCGTACCGAATCAATAATCGTTCTTTACACAAAGCACGCTTGTCAGTTTCAAGAGAGATCGCGTTCAGTGAGGATAGTAATTATACGTCTTCTATTTCTTACAAATTCTCAGGTAAAgcaaaatatgaattaatgttcgaatattttgtatgttaaaatttcaaaaataataatatttaaacaataaaagtcttgtattttattggtataaattacataattattaaagtacaatttaaaattgtggTAGCTACAAAATTTGCTAATTCTCTGTACAAGATGGTGTTACCGTTATTGCCTAAGAAGTCGTCATGGTTCGAAGCATGTTTAGATATATCATAGAACTCTTCATTACCTGAAATGttttgtgaaattaaatgtagaaattaaTCTGCATCGTTTTGTACTCACGTCACCGTAAGTCGCGATGGAAAGATAAACTAATTTCCCTGCGGTTAGTTTGATCACGTTATTTGATCGggagataattaaaatcagaCCACGAGCAGTTTTATGAGGCAAACGGTACCAGTTAGTCATGTAGACCGTTTCTCCTACTTGTTTGCActgtcaaatatttaattaatgacgtAAGAAAGTTATCtctaacattttattatttttttttaatttacatttacggttattaatttatatttaatacacagAACTttacttttgtaatttttattttacctgtTCTGTGACCGTCTCACCAATGtaacagaatataaaaatgttgaaactcatagatatgtatataacTATGTAAGCTATCGACAATCTCTTCTCTGTTACATTCCATTCCTGAAAATTATCAGGACGtgttataatttgtaatacattattattagtaaaagtatagtaattttaaatattaataccaAAGAAATACAACACTTttttgcgattaattaatttttttacgttgtaatttattctaaatttaaatgtcGCACGAGGTCGATGTTTCTTAAATTACATATTCacctttttaactttttagcATACCGTAATGACGTAATATCCGAGCATACACAAGTTAAACGTACATCCAAGTAATTCCATAAAACATATCTGATTCAAAAGTGCTTCCATCTGCGCTACGAAACTGTAAATAgcgtatattattatattattaaaagacgAAATCTGAGGGAACGACATAAggttattaaattgatattaaaatcgaaaatcTTAAAacacgaagaaaattttattttcgataaattaagtaaggaaacaaaatatttgaaatttatgaaaatattacctTAACACTCTCAGATGATGCTCTACAATAATCGCTAGTCGATGTTGCACC contains:
- the LOC139105810 gene encoding uncharacterized protein; amino-acid sequence: MSDSKRILIDFENINDYSIQLNRWFLISLGAWPQTRSSSRIKKIVVSLQIFIFTSAVAIIMIPCMLYVWFEKEDIKTKLNAMLPLIHRIMGSVNYWMLLTRTKDIQLCIKHMEMDWKIVRRNDHEVMLQYAKIGRFMAGFCAMFMHGSTFIFTAARAMRTTTFMVGNETFRTHPMTCPVYSKIVDVRFNPANQIMLGVQFLSAFVVGSSIIATCSLAAVFAMHACGQLNVLQTWLNELAEEKKSHLAEKKLATIVEHHWRVLRYI
- the LOC139105821 gene encoding odorant receptor 2a-like, translating into MTNPKRDLINVDFRHINDYSLQINRWCLKPIGAWSFMSMSSTLQKIVTVTQIVVCSLTIAIVTVPCILYVLFEDQAITTKLNALGPLLHRIMGSISYWVLLTRSHEIRNCIEHMETDWQLVRRIGDRETMMQYVKFGRFLAGVNAAITQGGQLLFGTARAIKTTTIMVGNETFKTHPMTCPAYSGLIDTRFSPINEIILIVQFISAFVVSSAIVSVCSFAGVFAMHACGQLNVLYTWLNELVADYKKKGSQSVDQKLATIVEHHLRVLSFIARVENIMHKVCLAILMGCTLNMCLLGYYSITNWGAFDGAKILSYIILYTSMGYNIFIFCYIGEILTEQSKHVGEIVYMTNWYLLPHKTAQCLILIIIRSSNVIKMTAGKLINLSIATFGDVSIIYIFFNNNYNFINTD